The following is a genomic window from Geoalkalibacter halelectricus.
GCCTCAAAATTCAAGAACTCTTTATACTACTGACTCTGTCGCCAATTTCAAGGAGTATACGTCATCATGGAAAGAACCTTTGCGATTATCAAGCCTGATGCCTTTGCCGCCGATCACGCCGGAAAAATCCTGGCCCGTATTTATGCCGAGGGATTCAAAGTGGTCGGACTTAAAAAGATATTCATGAGCAAGGTGGAGGCCGAAGGCTTTTATTACGTGCACAAAGAGCGGCCCTTCTTCGGCGAGTTGACCGATTTCATGAGCAGCGGCCCCTGCGTGGTCATGGTGCTCGAGGCGCCCGGCGCCATCAAGAAGTGGCGTGATCTGATGGGCGCCACCGATCCGGCCAAGGCCGACGCCGGCACCCTGCGCAAGGAGTTCGGAACCTCCATCGGCGAGAACGCCACCCATGGCTCCGATGCCCCCGAAACTGCCGCCTTCGAGATCCCCTACTTTTTCTCCGGTCTTGAGCTTCTCGGCTGATTCAGCTGGATTTTCGAAAACTTAAGCCTTGTGAACCGATAGCCCTTTGGGTACAATCCCGAAGGGCTATTTTTCTTGACGATCCGTAAAAATGACTGAACCTGCCTTGAACCTCGACCGTAAGGTCGATTTGAAAGACCTGGACCTCGATGCCCTGACCGCGTTTCTCGACGGGTTGGGCAAGGAGCGTTTCCGTGCGCGCCAGATCTTCCGCTGGATGTACCGCCAGGGGGTCTGTGACTTCGCCGAAATGACCGATCTCTCCAAGGATTTCCGGCAGGAACTGCAAGCCCGCGCCTATGTTTCCCGCCTGGTTCCCGAGAAAGTGGAGGTCAGCAGCGACGGGACCCGTAAATATTTGCTGCGTCTGGCCGATGGCCAGACGGTGGAGAGCGTGCGGATCCCCATGGACGAGGGACGCAGCACCCTGTGCATTTCCACCCAGGTCGGTTGTGCCATGCAGTGCGCGTTTTGCCTGACCGGCACATTCGGACTGATGCGCAACCTCACGCCCAGCGAGATCGTCAACCAGGTCTGCGCGGCCCAGGCCGACGGTCCGGTGAACAACATCGTGCTCATGGGTATGGGGGAGCCGCTGCACAACCTCGACAACGTGGTTGCGGCCCTGCGAATTTTTTATGCCGAGGAGGGGCTGAATTTCAGTCCGCGCAAAGTCACCCTCTCGACCTGCGGACTGGTTCCCGAGATGGCCGAGCTGGGGCGGCGCATCCGCGTCAATCTGGCGGTGTCTCTCAACGCCACGACCGATGAGGTGCGAGAGCGGCTCATGCCCATCAACCGCCGCTACCCGCTGGCGCGCTTGATGGCGGCTTGTCGGGAATTTCCCCTGCAGCCGCGCCAGCGCATTACCTTTGAGTACATCCTCATCCGCGACCTCAATGACAGCCCGGCCGATGCCCGCCGGTTGGTGAAGCTGCTGCACGGCGTCAAAGCCAAGGTCAACCTGATTGCCTTCAACGAACACGAGGGCTCGGACTATCGCGCCCCGACGGAAGAAGCGTTCGAGGCATTCCAGAGCTATCTGTTGCAGCGCAATATCGTCGCCATCCGCCGCGCGAGCAAGGGGGCGGACATCTCCGCGGCCTGCGGCCAGCTCAAGGGGCGGCTGGAAAAAGAGGAATAAAATCACTGTGACGGGAGGGATTTTTTGATGCAGCAACCTGTAATCGGGGTGATCGGCGGCAGCGGCCTCTACCAAATGGACGAATTGACCGAGGTGCGCGAGGAGCGGCTCGAAACCCCCTTCGGCGCCCCCTCGGACGCCTATATCACCGGCATGTTGGGTGGGGTCAAGATGGTGTTTTTGCCGCGGCACGGCCGTGGCCACCGCCTGCTGCCCTCCGAGGTCAACTACCGCGCCAACATCTACGGCATGAAAACTCTCGGGGTGGAGCGCATCATTTCCGTCTCGGCGGTGGGCAGCATGAAGGAGCCGATCGTGCCCGGCCACATCGTCATCCCCGACCAGTTTTTCGATCGCACCCAGGGCAAGCGTGCCTCGACCTTTTTCGGCAAGGGCGTGGTCGGCCATGTGCAGTTCGCCGACCCGGTGTGCGGCGATCTGGCTGCGGTGCTGGCGTCCGCGGCCGGCGAGGTCGGCGCCGTGGTGCACCAGGGCGGCACTTATCTGTGCATCGAGGGGCCCAATTTTTCGACCCGTGCCGAATCCAACATCTACCGCTCCTGGGGGGTGGACATCATCGGCATGACCAACATTCCCGAGGCCCGGCTCGCCCGCGAGGCCGAGATCTGTTACGCCACCGTTGCCCTGGCGACGGATTACGACTGCTGGCACGCGGAGCACGACGATGTGTCCGTGGATGCGGTGGTGGCGATTATCCAGAAGAATGTCGCCACGGCCCGCGGCATCATCCGCGCCGCGGTCCGGCAGCTCGGTGAGACGCGTGCTTGCGGGTGCGGGTCGGCGCTGGAGTTCGCCATCATGACCGACAAGGGGTTGATTCCCGAACAGGCGCGCCGCGACCTGGCGCCGATTATCGGAAAATATCTCAAGGACTGAGCCGCGGCGGCAATCCGCCCAGCAGCCGAATTGAATTTTCTTCGGGGCGATCTTAGGGGTCGCTCGGCGCGAGACTCGGCCTCCGCGCAACTCTCCCAGAGGGAATTACTTTTATGAGCATTTTGGTTGTCGGCTCCGTGGCCTTTGATTCCGTGGAAACACCTTTCGGCAAGGCTGACGAGGTTTTGGGCGGATCGGCCACTTATTTTTCCACGGCGGCCAGCTTTTTCACCGATGTCGATCTGGTGGCGGTGGTGGGCGAGGATTTCCCGGCGGAGCATGTCGCTTTTCTGCGCGCACGCAACATCAATCTGGCCGGCCTGCAAACGGCACCCGGCGCGACCTTCCGCTGGAAGGGGCGTTATGAATACGATCTCAACGAGGCCCACACCCTCGACACGCGGCTTAATGTTTTCGAGACCTTTCGTCCGCGGTTGCCGCAAGGTTACGAACAATCCAGCTTTGTTTTCCTCGCCAATATCGATCCGGAGTTGCAGCTCGAGGTTCTGCGGCAGGTCCATGGCCCCAAGCTGGTGGCCTGTGATACTATGAATTTTTGGATTGAAGGGAAGCTCGAGGCGCTCAAGAAAACCTTGGCCCATGTCGATCTGCTGATTATCAACGATGCCGAAACCCGCCAGTTGGCTGCCGAGCCCAACCTGGTCAAGGCCGCCCGCATCATCCGCGAGATGGGACCGCGCACCCTGGTGGTCAAGCGCGGCGAGTACGGGGTGGTCATGTTCCGCGACGAGTCGATTTTCGCCGCCCCCGCCTATCCCCTGGAGGCGGTATTCGATCCCACCGGCGCGGGCGATACCTTCGCGGGGGGCTTCATGGGCTATCTGGCCGCCACGGAAGATCTCTCCGAGGCCAATCTGCGTCAGGCCATCGTCTTCGGCAGCGTCATGGCTTCCTTCACCGTCGAGCAGTTCAGCCTCAATCGGCTCAGAACCCTGGACCTGGAAGAAATCCGCAGCCGCTTTCGCCGCTTCAAGCAGCTTACTCATTTCGAGGATCTCAGCGAGGAGTCGCCGGCCCATGTTTTTGCCCGATGAAGCGCGCACCCACCTGCCGATAGGCGCAGCGCAGGTGGTGCGGTTGCTGCGTTCCATCAATCCTGTAGCGGTAGCCTTGACGGGTTGCCCCGGACAGCGGGCGGGCGCCTTTCTCTGTGTTTTTACTACCGGCGAAGGGGTGCGGGTCTCGGTGGTGCTGGAGTTGTTCGATTCGCGCCGGCTTCTGTTTTACAACCACGAACAGGAGCGGGTCGAGGAGGGCGAGCTGGATGCGGTGGTCGACGAAGGCCTCTATTTTGTCGAGTCCATGGGGTTTCTCATGACCGACCTTGAGTTGCAGACCTTGCCCGAGCAGCAGCGCGAACAGATTTGGCGGACCTTGCCCCTGGCGGTCGGCATACCGTGCGAGAGCCCGAATCAGTTTCCCGTGCCTGGATCCCCGCCGGTGCCTGCCTCGACCGGCAGCGCGGCGGGGCACTTGCCGGTCACGGTTGTTTCCGAAGCCTTCGAGGCTCGCCGTCAGCGCCTGGTCGACAGTGTCGGGCGGATGCTGGCGGCATTTTAGGAGATCCTCATGGTCCGTGGTTTTCTTCTCTCTTTCGTGCTTCTCGTGCTCGGCGTTTTTGTCTTGGCCTGCGCCCCGGCCGAAGATCGCACTCAGCAGGCCGAAGTCCACTACACCTTGGGCGTGGCCTACATGCGTGAACCCAACCTCAGCGCGGCGTTGCGCGAATTCCTCAAGGCCGCCGACCTCGATGCGCGCGATCCGCGCATCCAGCAGTCCCTGGCGCAGACCTACCACCTGTTGCGCGCATTTCCCGAGGCCGAGCGCCATTATCTCGAAGCGATCCGCCTGGCGCCCCGCGAGTCCCTTTACCAGCACAACCTCGGCGCCCTGTATCTCGACATGCAGCGCTGGGACGAAGCCATCGTGCGTTTTCGTAGCGCGGCTCAGGATCTGCTATTTGATCAGCCGGCGGTCGCCTTGACCGGGATGGGCATGGCCTATTATCAAAAGGGCGATTACCTGCAGGCGGTTTCCGCCTACGAGAGCGCCCTGCAGCGAAATCGTCGTTATGCGCCGGCCCGCTTGCATCTCGGCGAGGCTTATCTGGCGCTGAACAAGCCCGATTTGGCTTTGGAGGAATTTCGCGAAGCGGTGCGCATCGACCCGGCCTATGCCCAGGCGCATTATCAGCTTGGGCTGGCCTATATGAAGAAAAGCGATTCCGGACAAGCCGTCGCCGCCTTTCGCCAGGTGGTGGATCTTAGTCCCGATTCGGACCTCGGCCGCCGTGCCCAGGGCTACCTACGCCTGTTACACTAACCTCTCATCGACGGGAGCAGTCCCGGACCCAATAAGGCATGGACGATACTTCTACCCAAGGTTTTGGTGAAAAACTCAAAAATCGCCGCCAGGAGCGGGGCCTTTCCCTGGATGAAGTGGCCTTGCAACTGCGCATTCGACGCCAGTTCATCGAGGCTCTGGAGGACGAGCGGTGGGAGGCCTTCCCGGGGGAAACCTATCTCAAGGGTTTTCTACGCTCCTACGCCGAGTTTTTGGATCTCGATCCCGGCGAACTTCTGGTGAACTATCGACAGCGCAGACCCGAGGGGGCGTCCACCGCAACTCAATTGCGCCGGATCGAGACGGAACTTATTGAATCCGTGCCGCTTACCTCATCGACCAAGCGCACCCTGCTAGTTTTGCTGCTGATCCTTCTGCTGGCAGGGCTTTTGGGCTACTGGTTATCGCGTCCCATCGCGCCTCAGGCACCTCTTGAGCCGGCGCTGCCGCCGGTGGAGCAACAGCCCTCGGTGCCCACACCACCCTTAGTTCCCGCGGATGAGGAACAAGAGGAAATTCCGGCGACGGAGCCACTGCTGGAGGAGCCGGGCGATCCGGAGTCCGCCGACCCGAACAACCAAGTCCGATCCCCCGCCATGCCGCCTGGGGCTCTCGGCGAGGAAGAATCGGAGCGCTCCTTCGCCCTGTTGCGGCCCGAGGGCAGCAACCTGCGCGTGCAAGCCGAGCGTGCCACACGCCTGGATATTGTGCTGGACGATCGCCCTGCCCAGGGCTACCAACTGCAAGCAGGCGCGGTGGTTACCTGGCAGGCCAGATCCTTTGCCCGCCTCTCGGTTCAGGATCCCCAAGCCATCAGTCTGTGGGTCGATCAACAGCCCCTGCCCAAGGACAGGCGGCTGACGACGACCCTGACCGCACTCCCCGCGCAGGGCGAGCGTTGAGGGGGCGACCGTGCTGATTCGCTGTCCCCTGTGTGGAGCCCGCTATCGAGTCGCCCCCGAACGCGTCAGACCCGGGATTCGCATTCGCTGCCCCAAGTGCAATGATGTTTTTGCCCTGCGCACCCTTCCGGAAAGCCCGTCCGAGGAACCGACCTCCGTTCCTCGCCGACCCAAGGTCGCCATCGTCGAAGATGCCCGCTTTTTCCGCGAACTCGTGCGCGATGTTCTCGCCCCGCTGAACCTGGAGATTTGCGAGGCCGCCGATGGTGAGCAGGGGTTGGAACTGGTGCGGACGGAAAAGCCCGACCTGGTCATCCTCGATCTCAACCTGCCCAGGCGCGACGGCTATGAGCTGATGAAACTGATTCGCGC
Proteins encoded in this region:
- the ndk gene encoding nucleoside-diphosphate kinase, with amino-acid sequence MERTFAIIKPDAFAADHAGKILARIYAEGFKVVGLKKIFMSKVEAEGFYYVHKERPFFGELTDFMSSGPCVVMVLEAPGAIKKWRDLMGATDPAKADAGTLRKEFGTSIGENATHGSDAPETAAFEIPYFFSGLELLG
- the rlmN gene encoding 23S rRNA (adenine(2503)-C(2))-methyltransferase RlmN, producing MTEPALNLDRKVDLKDLDLDALTAFLDGLGKERFRARQIFRWMYRQGVCDFAEMTDLSKDFRQELQARAYVSRLVPEKVEVSSDGTRKYLLRLADGQTVESVRIPMDEGRSTLCISTQVGCAMQCAFCLTGTFGLMRNLTPSEIVNQVCAAQADGPVNNIVLMGMGEPLHNLDNVVAALRIFYAEEGLNFSPRKVTLSTCGLVPEMAELGRRIRVNLAVSLNATTDEVRERLMPINRRYPLARLMAACREFPLQPRQRITFEYILIRDLNDSPADARRLVKLLHGVKAKVNLIAFNEHEGSDYRAPTEEAFEAFQSYLLQRNIVAIRRASKGADISAACGQLKGRLEKEE
- the mtnP gene encoding S-methyl-5'-thioadenosine phosphorylase, which gives rise to MQQPVIGVIGGSGLYQMDELTEVREERLETPFGAPSDAYITGMLGGVKMVFLPRHGRGHRLLPSEVNYRANIYGMKTLGVERIISVSAVGSMKEPIVPGHIVIPDQFFDRTQGKRASTFFGKGVVGHVQFADPVCGDLAAVLASAAGEVGAVVHQGGTYLCIEGPNFSTRAESNIYRSWGVDIIGMTNIPEARLAREAEICYATVALATDYDCWHAEHDDVSVDAVVAIIQKNVATARGIIRAAVRQLGETRACGCGSALEFAIMTDKGLIPEQARRDLAPIIGKYLKD
- a CDS encoding PfkB family carbohydrate kinase, whose amino-acid sequence is MSILVVGSVAFDSVETPFGKADEVLGGSATYFSTAASFFTDVDLVAVVGEDFPAEHVAFLRARNINLAGLQTAPGATFRWKGRYEYDLNEAHTLDTRLNVFETFRPRLPQGYEQSSFVFLANIDPELQLEVLRQVHGPKLVACDTMNFWIEGKLEALKKTLAHVDLLIINDAETRQLAAEPNLVKAARIIREMGPRTLVVKRGEYGVVMFRDESIFAAPAYPLEAVFDPTGAGDTFAGGFMGYLAATEDLSEANLRQAIVFGSVMASFTVEQFSLNRLRTLDLEEIRSRFRRFKQLTHFEDLSEESPAHVFAR
- a CDS encoding tetratricopeptide repeat protein, which translates into the protein MVRGFLLSFVLLVLGVFVLACAPAEDRTQQAEVHYTLGVAYMREPNLSAALREFLKAADLDARDPRIQQSLAQTYHLLRAFPEAERHYLEAIRLAPRESLYQHNLGALYLDMQRWDEAIVRFRSAAQDLLFDQPAVALTGMGMAYYQKGDYLQAVSAYESALQRNRRYAPARLHLGEAYLALNKPDLALEEFREAVRIDPAYAQAHYQLGLAYMKKSDSGQAVAAFRQVVDLSPDSDLGRRAQGYLRLLH
- a CDS encoding helix-turn-helix domain-containing protein is translated as MDDTSTQGFGEKLKNRRQERGLSLDEVALQLRIRRQFIEALEDERWEAFPGETYLKGFLRSYAEFLDLDPGELLVNYRQRRPEGASTATQLRRIETELIESVPLTSSTKRTLLVLLLILLLAGLLGYWLSRPIAPQAPLEPALPPVEQQPSVPTPPLVPADEEQEEIPATEPLLEEPGDPESADPNNQVRSPAMPPGALGEEESERSFALLRPEGSNLRVQAERATRLDIVLDDRPAQGYQLQAGAVVTWQARSFARLSVQDPQAISLWVDQQPLPKDRRLTTTLTALPAQGER
- a CDS encoding response regulator, with translation MLIRCPLCGARYRVAPERVRPGIRIRCPKCNDVFALRTLPESPSEEPTSVPRRPKVAIVEDARFFRELVRDVLAPLNLEICEAADGEQGLELVRTEKPDLVILDLNLPRRDGYELMKLIRADLELRHVRLLAMSGVFRKESDQDAALAAGADDFIGKSFTPDLLLDRVRKLLKAKP